Below is a genomic region from Argiope bruennichi chromosome 3, qqArgBrue1.1, whole genome shotgun sequence.
GAATTGTATGTAAAAATATGCAACCATTCTTGCACTGTCAGTATATGAGATGGCTGACGGATGCTGCACttgtaaaatgtcaaaattttctaattgaatattttttaaaaaatttaattaattttacacagggttagtttttatttaattaataaaaatattactcgtTTTGTATATTTTCCTCTCACCAACATGCCATATTATCTCCATTTCTACTATACTTTAAAAAGTGACgcaaattagtaaaatttttaaaaattgcatacttTAAAAGATGCATGTTCATcttcatagatatatttttttacatcactGTTACAAAGTGGAAAATGCCTTTCACTGATGGTTGCTTGGAAATGcttttgaaagcatttaaaagtatttccaaaTAACAATAAGTTGcttttgaaagcattttcaaGAAACAGTAAATTCCATTCCCAAATAACCCCAGTAAATAAAATAGCCACagtttattgtatataaatttctCCTTTTGAAAGTATTATATATTCACACTCGAATGCTGTATCTTCAGCAGCATCAATAGCTTTTAGTGTTTTTCCACgtattattgaatgaatttagaaaataataataatttattctcagAAAAAAGCATTACATTCAAGAATTTTATCAGTGAACAAAATAAGTACTTTAAGATGTAAACATCttctaaatataatgaattgggtaaaaaaaaaaaatttaaaattctcatagTTATCGACACAGCTAAAGAGAAAATGTACAGTAAATACATTTGTTTAAGCCAGTCTAATATAAAGATGCCATTCTCGATAATTCttgctaaatattaatattcaaataataccttaacatttaattaatgcCTTATTATAAAtctctctttttaatttcttaaataataataaaaaaatatgttaacatttATGAGTAGAATTTCAATACGAATTAGTTCATATGGATAAAATCAGAATTCTAattcttttggaaataaatttaactaatagtCCAAGAGAGTAAAAATGTatctttgctattttttaaaattatttcggccAATTTTAACCAATTGCTTTTGTCTGATTTCTCGCTGTTTAGAATGCAcaagtaataataaaatctgGTCTCCTCAGGCGACTAGCTGGCTTAACTGCAATATTGATTATATATGATTTCAGATAGacctttttttataacttcatgtTTTATAACTTGATTGCTATGTTTTATAACTTCGCCAAAATGTTTGACATTGAAGTCGTGTTATTTTACCTTCCTTATGAACTTTCCTTATAGAAACAATCCCATAGCATCATAACACTATTAAACTGTAAATATCTAGTTAATCCATTTTCTAAATTCCACGATATTGTGATTTcgcttttttatttgtcttgcaaaactacacagatattaaacagaatgcGTCTTTAATCATGGTATAAggtatttaatgaaacaatgaaaatggtttgcaTTTCTGTGCAACAGTATAATCTCTtctcaaaaataaagcaaaatattattttttttttaattacgaaaatTCAGCAAATATTTGCACAACaattaaactgatatcattaaaaagataaatttttaagcaatttaattttctgcaataatattttcggaaattatcttGGGGAAAACTTCTTTATCTTGGAAAGTTATCTTGGGGAAAACTTCTTTATCTTGGAAAGTTATCTTCGGAAGTTATCcaaattttagcttaatttttaattaataaaatccttATTCACACCCTCCAAAGTGTACACGTATAAAATTCAGAGGTTGTAGAGAGCACAGTCGAGCCTATAGAGCGACAACATACGTATTCAtcttatcattaatatatatacaagatACAAcagtatttctaaaagaaaagcatttgaaggtataaataaaaaaagacttcagagaaaataatatcacaaaaaattttacatgacTATAAAcgaatatttaatgtataatatataatccaaataaaaatgagaaaaattgcaCAGGGTGGATACTTTAAAAGTTACGAATAACGCTTTCAGAAAGATAAACTAAATATGATTTTAAGCAGGAACAAAAACAAATTTGGCCCCTTGTTTTCTGTaagaagattattttattgataaagtaGCATGACTGCAGAAAATCTGTTCTCAATAATCATTAATTAGGTTTGTAAATCTTAGGATTTCTTCAACATGaacatttaaaatctttgtaaagtGAAAGATCTTAAATACTTACAATatggaaatcaatttaaaataggCCCAGCTTTACtaaccaaaatatattaaaaactatctGATTTggatttttatagtttaaagtaactTCCATCTTTCCAAAGAAAtccaagaaaatttttgtaaatattctataaatttttgaacatttaaggTTCAAAGAAGTAGCGTCTAAAAGAGCCAAAAATAACTTAGCGTAAATtcgctaaaatatatatattttttaaatttatgcattaaatcagcattaagaatttcagtttaaccaatttttcttatttaagcttaatattatttttattataaattatgctgTATAACTACGCTCATGTCATTTCTGAAGTagacgaattttaaatttaatttgcaatctGAACTAGCATGCCACAAAACTTTGAaggattttcaattttgaaaatgcgatttaatttctttgaaatatttaattcatttgaaacattttctttgaaacatttaattcatttgaaacattttctttgaagcatttaattcatttaaacattctttttctttgaaacgtttcattcatttaaacattctttttctttgaaatatttaatttattttaaacatcttctttaaaacatttaattcatttgaaacatctaattcatttaaacattctttttctttgaaatatttaatttattttaaacattttctttaaaacatttaattcatttgaaacatctaattcatttgaaacatatttttctatgaaacatTTTTTGCTGAAGCTTAATTCTCGAATACTTAATACGGAATGTTCAGTCACCGAACAAATGTATTTCAAGGAAATATCTCTAAAATTGCTTCACAGTAAAAAGACCTTGGAGGTAATCTAACTTTGAGTATCCGAAATATCTCGAAGTTGCTAGAGGCTGAGATCATACAAAATGTAGGTTACAGAAATATTGGCATCTATAATATACGCAAGCCTCAAGCGAGATTTCACTTGTTTGTTCGCTGGTTTGCCATTGGTTGCTTTTCCTAACAGAGGTTTCATTTCATGGAAGAACATTTCTTTCTGAATGTAAGCAAAAACGGACACAAAGGGGAAAACAAAACTCTTTGCAttttaagaaatggaattttagaaacatttaagccatgaaatttcattttctttcgtgTTTATGGTATGAATTTTCTTTCCACAAacaactaaatgaaataaagctgaagtGAGCAATGTTTCGCTCTaaatttttcaaagctttttcgTTATTATTGAGGAAACTATGTATTCAACATTGGAATTTAATACTGGatttaaatttagagaattttgaattttaaactagagataaatgtttcctttaagattttttgaactatttctatcttaattgaaagttttttttatatctctctTTTCATCCGAAATATAAGCCATTTATCTCCATCTGATTCTTATATCgttgatttttaaatacaatggTAGAATTTGGCAGACAAACATATGAGCCCGAATTTAAAAGTCTAGTTTAATTTCATGACTCAAATCGATTTCTATAAAAGATCTACTCAACGCAAACTCAAGCTTTGGTAACGCATTAAGCTGTTATTCCTGTTCATAATATAGAGTCAGTTCAAACCATGGAAGTGCTCTCGAAAATTTCTGACTCCCTCTCTAAGAAAAAACATTATCCTCCTTCCCTCCCAAACAAATGTCCTTAAGTGAGGCCTCAAATActacaagtgctcagatttttatttttacgcatAGGAGTTATGTgcttcgaaataaataaaaaaaggcagaACTTGCATATtgattgcatggcattggcgaacaatagttacaaaatatcgaTCTTTGCTGTGAATTTACATAGCGATATTTGACGTTTAATTGCTCGCATGTGGTTAACACTGAGCAccatattattgaatatatatattggaCGGTTTTTTAGTTTGATCACTTGAAACCAAAATAGAACTGCAGATATAGAAGAATTTGGAACTGCAGTTGTTatcacaaaacaaaaaacaaaatcgcatttttttaagtcattccgtttttcaattattgtgtCTACATATATATGAAAGATTAAAGGGATAGATAGTCCTTTGCTCCTTGGCTCCTCGactaatttagtttaaaattttatatgaatctacattttaggtACTAAACCTGAGTAATAAATGTTATCTggctagctctttacgttttgtagttttcATGCTCGCTTATACTCGGATAGCAGGACAAACAGACTTTTCTGAAttgctttcattcaaaataatatagaaatatacaaaacTGACATAaagttcatatatcaaattttatctgcccAGCTCAAAacgtttctgaattatcgtgtTAATATCAGATAAACACGCAAAATTTCGAAATTGCATttttcggattaaaaaaaaatctgaaatttgtaggtttgttaaaatttcgagttggaattttttgcaAAGCTTTATCGTTGCATGCTTCGTGTTCGGGAAAGTAAAAAGTGATTGTTGTGGCTTTATTCTATCAAAGTTGGCATATTGAtagagtaaatattttcaaaaatatgttacattaaaaataagtttgaaaatcaaATTGCTAAATGTTGCGTAATTATGccctaaattaaaaattaaatgcaatttgaaattaCAAGTAAGCTCACAAATGACACAGATTAAAAtcacaaacaaaacaaataacaGGGAGCAAATTTTgtggacaatttttttaattttattgaatatataattggCTATAATATTGGGTTAAAAGTTCTTTAAGTGCATAAATATAGATTTGAAATGAGATTCAAATTGTTGATaagtacttcaattttttttttcaaaagtttgttaacatgttcatatttaaaaaaaatccaattaaatttaagattttttttaattaaggctTCAAtactatatttcttttcttgagAAAATGATGGCATTTGTATTTGAAGTTCCTCTATGAAtccagaaaaaagtttttaaaaattaaaaattttcaatgttatcttgttgaattaaatttcaaaagtcgACAGCTTTAATTGAACGAAatcaaatgttcttttaattaagtAGAAGCAGAGAATTcattagtaaattaatattttatactgtcaaaATTAAAGAATCAGTAAAATAAGAACATGTCAATACTTAATGTGTAGTCATCACTTTTTAGTAATAGATGTTCGAAGCAAGAAGACTCAACATTAcgaaagacaaatatatttttagtttataaaaatgatagaaaagagGAATGGGAATGAAATGAGTCAATATCTTACTtccgaatattttataataaggttataatttcttaattaatgtttGTCATTgccgccaaaaaatatttaaggaagaaatggTTATCAGACTCATAGTTTCTTTGTCAGAATTATAATAAAGTGATATATGTATTTGCTTGTTTTCCATTTCAATTACttctaagacatttttttttttttttgaaaatactgatCAGTGTGcattaaatactttgatataagtgtttcaaaaaataaaacacctTGTTTggaaaattacataaaagtaattttgtgtttgattacttttcaataatgatatatatatatgtatatgaaaatgATATCATCAActgtaaaaaatcaaaattaaaagtttatttgcgATGTTGTCAAGAAtatcagtattaaaataattgtttaaactcCAACAccgaaaaataaagttttttttaattcttaaatatactaATCTCATTAGtagatctatatttttattttaaatcgacTCATTGGAAAAAGGGAGActgctttacatttattattatatattataatattcataatatatgatagtttatacttttattttttgaattcttattcgTAAATTACCAGAAATGGAACAAAGAACACTACCTATTTCACAAACTTCCtttagtaaataaattcaaattatcttaATCATCTCTTTGAAGATTTTCTGGTTTCATTATAATCACAACGGAATACttccaaatgaaatttaaatgaaacattaattattagttataaagatgcttcatagatggcagcaccacAGCTTCATATTTTGCAAAGATATGCAATGAGAATATATCTGCAAATCTGTAGTATCGCGAATTTACAATTAatcgattttaattcattaaataaaaaaacatattatctGTTGCATTTAAAAGATTACACTTATAAGTTTCATTGGATAAATCGaagatttcatttgaattcataataaatatgtgataatcttattttaatttcattaatttgtttcaCAGTTTGACATTCAATTTCCTTAGAacctcatattttaaaatatttttataaaaataaagtattacaattaaaaaatgcagACATGTGAAAAAGCAATCATTCATTGAGACGAAGATTATTCAAGGAACATTATAAGACTCTTAGTGTgaatttgaagttattaaaaaagtttagaaTTACTCTTAATAATAGGTTTGTTtacaaaaactataaataaatgaagagattttaagacaaaaataaacaagaatataataaaagcattaattcTCAGTATGATTTTTTGTCGGAATCAAAggaattattttgtctttatttggaaaaatattttttcacaaaataatttaattgttaaaccTGATTTATAGTATGTATGatgtattttagtttaaaattaattacacatagtttcataaaatataaaatttatttaaactaggCTTGGTTGtatttcaaatgatttgtttCATGGCATCAAAAAAGGTTTCAAAATCGGAGAGTCAACTTTGGAATCAGTTCCTGCTTCTGCAGAAAGAAAACGAAAGACACAAGTCAACAAACAATTAAGTAGCATgtgatgtttaaaatataaaagttaattaaatatactcAGTAAAATTTATCAAGGGAATAATAAAAGACTTGAGTGAATCTTTAGTGTTTGCCAAAACTTTGTacaattcttttcataaatcaagggtttttcaaacaatttaattgaatccaaaaatattcaataaatgtcTCCTTGAATtgctcaaaaaaatttatttctattcctGTTTAATTCGGTTCAGTAAAATATGATATCTGAAGCTACTTCAATTGAAGCAGAgagtaatatgaaaaatatgcagtattattaagtaaaatgttaattaggaattattcaatatGTCTTATGTTTACAATATTGAATAAATCACAATATTACAATAATTCTGTTGTGTCTATTTCTGTTTTGTGCAAACTATTAGTTTTTaactcattaattattttattaaggtCCCCCACCCcctctttcttcttcttttagctcaaattttgataattgagAGCAATGACCAATCATTCCATACTTCTTCTCaattagcattttattaatttcaattttgaaaatagtcGTTTAACTTTATCTACAGTCACAGGATCAATTATGTGCGTAGTTCATATAGCAAGGTTGTTATAATCTGATAAGACTTCGATTAATTCGTAGCTAtcgttttttattgaattatttcagattaattatataatttcatcacttgtaaagtaaaacataaatatcGTTAAAGAGgtataatttttcactttattggaataaatttatcgatatatatatatatatccatccgaatgtattttgtatttttttatctggGTTTCTACAAATGAGCCACTATCGTTATACAGAGTGttcaaaaagtccgtaaaaactttaaaaatttataaaacccggaaaattaagcaaaatataaaacagtttgTAGGTTTACCATCGATAagtcatggattttttttttttttttttttttagaaaagaaaaacaaaattcaaaagccGATAGGTGGCGTTTCGTACATAAATGAAAGAATAGACacgtaaataataaaaataatgttacaaaatcatttattacagCAATATGTGTTTCATATGTCCACCACCATAGGTGATAACGCATTGCAGGCATGGCACAAATCCAGCAGAAGCAGAGTACAACATATCCGGCTGTATACATGACAGTTCTCGGCGGACTGGATGGACAAGTTCGATACACACGGGATTTTAAATTACCCCAAAGCCAAAAGTATGCTGGCGTCAAATCTGGTGATCATGGAAGCTTGCAACGTCTGCTAATGTTAACTAACGTCACCATGGAGCGAAAAAtgagcttcatctgtccacaagaTGTTAAAGACTCAAGAGGGATCTTGTCCAATTTTGGGGAGAGAGCCCATTTTGCAAATGCTTCTCTGTTTACGGTATCAGACGGTAAAAGTTCATGGCATGACTGTAATTTGTATGGATATTGATTAAGAACTCCAGGAAGAATGTTACGTATTGAGTATGGTGGTAAGCCCAAGTGGTGCGCTGCTAATTTCTGCAGCGGATTCTGACGCTAATGTTTCCATTCAGGCTGCAACGACGCCGAACGTATCTGCTTTAGATTTGGTTGTCAATTGTTAAAGGCTCTTTTTCAGCCTTCACACTTCTCTGAAGTCAGAATTTGTGCAGTACAACGATAGCTGATTCCTTGTTCACTTACATGGCAAGCAACGGAAAACTGGTTGTTGTATGGGAGTTGCagctcattggggccgcaggccccaccatctGCAAATCTGGTAGATATTAAGACTTAGCGCAAATGGAACTAACTTGTTATGTTAAAGTGTgcaccatttatttaattattggggGATTTGTATATGTTCATTGTTTtgtgggagagaaaaaaaaaaagagaaatacggtagttaaaaaaaaaaaaaaaatagagtaaaataGCAAGATGAGGAACATACTAAGGTAGCAGTAGCTATTATAGGATTTTAAGAGAGCAGCGGGgccttttcttgttttgtttgtCCTCTGTGTTGTATATTGGGAGTTCTTGTAGGGTCAGATTTTCAATTTCAGGAATTTTATCGTAAAATTTTTTGGCAAGTTTCACTATGAATTCCTTGATTGGGGGAATTCATATTGCATGAGAAATGTCAACATTTCTGTGGAACCATCTGGCTGCAGTTATCATTCTGATGGTTTTGTTTTCCAGTACTATGATTTTGTTGAGGTTTGTTTTGGCGGTGGCAGCCCAAACCGGGCATGCATATGTTAGGATGGGTCTGAGGTATGCAAGATAAATTAGTATTTTACTATCAAGAGTGAGGCCAGAGTTTCTACATATTAGGGGATATTGGGCTCTTAgggctttattaaatttctccCTGGTCTTTTCGATATGAGTTCTATAGTTTAAGAATCTATCAAGGGTGATGCCTAAGTATTTTACTTCCTTCTTCCAGTTTATTTCCTTGTTATAGAGTTTAATTTTTGTccaattcattgtatttttgaagaaGATTATTGCTTcagttttttcaatgtttaatttaattttccaattgaTTAGCCATTTTTCTAGATTGTTTAGATAGTTCTGTAGAGGTACTATTGCTTCAGCTGGTTTCCTCCCTTGTGAAAAAATGGCAGTGTCATCCGCGTAGAGACTAATCATGATGTCTTTTTGTTGGGGGATATCATTTAAATAGAGAAGGAATATTACTGGGGCGAGAATGCCGCCTTGTGGGACACCAGCTTTTAGTTGTCTTTTGGAGGAGTCATGCTGTTTGACTAGGACTGTGAAGTATCTATTGGATAGGTATGATATAATGAGTTCAACTATTGTTCTGGGGAATTTATAGGCTTTTAGTTTGTAGATTAGTCCAGGGATCCATACCTTGTCAAAGGCTTTGGCTATGTCCAGGAAGACTGCTACCGtttgtttctgaacttttctacCCTCGTGAATATACTCAATCATTCTGAGCAGCTGGTGGGTTGTTGATAATTTTTCGGTGAACCCAAATTGTTGGGGTATTGAAATGCCTGTGCTTTTACTGTAGTTAAGGTatctattaagaattaatttttcacagaTTTTGCTGAGTGTAGGGAGAAGGGATATGGGTCTATAGCTCACAGGAAGGGAGGGATCTTTACCTGGTTTGAGGATGGGTATAATTCTTGCTATTTTCCAGCAGTCAGGGAAGTGCCTGTGTTCGAAAATTTTGTTCATgagatttgcaattttaattaatattttgattgggagttttttaatcattttgttagTTATAGCATCAATTCCaggagttttgtttattttagttttcttgaTGTATTCGACTATTTCAGATGGTTTTACTTGATCGTAGTTGTAATTAGGGTTCTGTTTAAGATAgttttctattgtattttgaaCCATATTCTCCATTTGTTTGTTGGGAAGGTTGTTTGGTTTGAATTGATCTTCAAAATGGTCTGCAATTATTTCAGCCTTCTGGATATCAGTATGTGCAGGAAGTTTAGAGATTGGGTCAATTAACTGGGGGATTGGGGACCGCTTTTGTTTGAGCCTCTTCGTTGCTCTCCAGAGTGAATTGTCCTGAGCATTTAGGGTTTCGTTTTGTTTCAGGTAGATATTACTATTGTATAAGGTTATGGCAGTTCTAAATTTTTCTTGAGCCCTATTGTATCTATTTTTAGAGACTGGATCCCTATTATTTTGCCAGTTCTTTTTAGCtctatttcgtaattttttaagtTCCCTGATGTTGGGAGGTAGATATAATTGCTCATGGAGCTTTAGGGGTCTTGAACTATTATTATACGCGTCAGTAATGTCGGACATTAGtttttggatttcagtttcaaGTTGTTTATGGGTACGAATATCAGGAATTCTCAGTTCTACATTTGTGTTTAGGAATTTTTTATAGTTCTCCCAGTCAGTAGTGACTTTTTGTCTATTAATGATTATTGGGGTGATATTGAAGTCATATTTGAGTTCTATTGGGTTGTGGTCGGAGGGCAGATCGGGGATGGATGTTATTTGGTGTTTGTAGGAGAAATTTTTGGTAATTGCTAAATCTATAGTTGATGCAGAGTTGGGACCGAATCTAGTTGGGGTTTGAGGCGCtaagatttcaagatttttactGTTTGCTAAATCAGCAAGGGCTTTCCCCGTACTATTAGATGATCTGCAGTTCCAATTAATGTGGTGAGCATTCATGTCTCCGCAGAGAATAGCACTAATGTTCaggttcagaattttttccaggtCCAGCGTGAACTGGTTTTGGATCAAGAGCTTAAGTATTAATAATCGCCTGTCTCATTTGAATATTTCCAATTAAGTCGTTCGTACCAGCGCCATCTGCcggctgtttttttttcttatcttaaaaaaaacacAGTGACCTATCAATGCTAAACCtgcaaatcgtttttttttttttttaatttcagcataatattttattgcttccGATTCCCATGttagatgattttatttttaatgaaattatttccattcttCTCAATCACTTctcaaatccaattttttttaaaaaaataacattttttttctgaatgaaaataaataacggGTTCGTTTGAGTTTATTTTCATCTAGTCAGGCAAaatcttttttctcctttttcatatcatattttgaaaaacgaaATTGAATCTagttttattgcaaatacttctaatacttttaattctttttcttatgagATATCTGTCTGCCAAAAATCGAATGAAAGCATcataaaaggattattttttcagaaatgtatttaaCACTATTAAACTTTACCTATAAATCACTGCTTATTGATATGAGATACAttcgcaaaataaaaaaataaagatatttattatttatatcaataccttttccattatttatatactataaagacaataattatatactttcagatgtttctaaaatttcgccATATTAGAAAAATTTGGATCCGTAAATGCAAAAGGAAATACCTTCTTCAATTGCAAATACCCGAATTTAATTCTAGCCCTACACTGACACGGgccgaggtggcctggtggtatggtctcggcttcgaaaccggatgGCTTCAGGTTcgtaacccgattccaccgaagaaccatcgtgtatgGGGGTCTGTtgaacgttaaatccgtcatgaccaaacgtcctcccgctggtgtggtgtggggaggcgggtgccagatcaggtgtcgtcctcatcattggaccgcggttcaaaattacgaggtcagtcccaaaatagccctaatgttgctttcaaatgggacgttaatataattaagccAAACCACTAGAATAACACCGATTGTTTTACTGATTTGAAATTATAACTGCTTGACTTAACATtactcaatatttataattaacatattaaatattacacAGTTCCaaagttttgatattatatttatttattaatgcattatatgTGCATTAGGTTATgtatattatacataatatacacTATATAGTACTTTGTATATGgaataatatgtatgaaaatgtGACTTGTATGTATTTGTATAATTCAATTATCGTGACTGCGTAAAATATAGAAAGATACTTTAGTTCATATTAATTCAAAGttgtaaattaagaaatttctttcagatatttAAGTTAgaagaagtaaaatgaaatactattatttacaagaatgtatattttataatcgcaagggaaaatattctaaattattcaatttcttaaatataggttattttcttaaatgagtcgttttttaaaaattgttttaaagattaaCATGACTTTATCTTTCGAGTTTACGACGTAATTATCTCTTTGCATAGAGACCGTAAGAAAATGTAACTTTATCAAGTACTTCAGATTTCGTATTATTTGATTCTAAGTGTCATAAAAAGAAAGGATTTAAGAGAAATTGCTATTATTGTTAAGACTTGATTATGATTTAATACCGGAAGGAACCGGCGTTGCCCCCCTCAGTGATTTCAGCGCTCTCTATGAGCCTTACCTTTCTGTTCTCAAATAATTGTGGGTTAAAATCGCCTTTAAAAAATCACACACGTTTCCATTTTGCTAGGGGAAAAACCAGGGAAGTTTGCAGTAACCAGCCAGACCGTAATGAACAGTTCTTTGTTAAAGGGCACTACCAATCTGATTTTAGTATAATATTGATCAAGTTCGTGTGCATAATATAAACTTCATCTAACGATTCATGTTTTTCTCCCATGCCATATCTTAAACCACTTGGTTATTCATGGTAGAAACTGATTCttgaaattcaatcaattttagtttgaaaacatttaaaattaaaaagaaaaacacgttgaaaattacataaaaattttctaaatagctgtcatttaattaattccttataattaacattaattactGCTTGTCTTACAACTTTAGGGAGATTTTACACAGAAGTAAATAGTAGTATGTCGTGtacaaaataaacttatttccGAAGTTTTTAGGTAGATGTGTTTCccttttcctatttatttttcgATGACAATTTCTATTCTAAAgatctttaaaatatctgtaaagatatgttgttgttgttacttacggCACTAgacatagacaagcccgctgccgaagtcagcgatttaagccgagtttgtgcagtagcttctgagggtaaaggtaCCCGAATAATCAAaggcagaagtttgact
It encodes:
- the LOC129962895 gene encoding uncharacterized protein LOC129962895, which encodes MNAHHINWNCRSSNSTGKALADLANSKNLEILAPQTPTRFGPNSASTIDLAITKNFSYKHQITSIPDLPSDHNPIELKYDFNITPIIINRQKVTTDWENYKKFLNTNVELRIPDIRTHKQLETEIQKLMSDITDAYNNSSRPLKLHEQLYLPPNIRELKKLRNRAKKNWQNNRDPVSKNRYNRAQEKFRTAITLYNSNIYLKQNETLNAQDNSLWRATKRLKQKRSPIPQLIDPISKLPAHTDIQKAEIIADHFEDQFKPNNLPNKQMENMVQNTIENYLKQNPNYNYDQTHPNICMPGLGCHRQNKPQQNHSTGKQNHQNDNCSQMVPQKC